Proteins encoded by one window of Arachis hypogaea cultivar Tifrunner chromosome 1, arahy.Tifrunner.gnm2.J5K5, whole genome shotgun sequence:
- the LOC112791717 gene encoding uncharacterized protein isoform X1 produces MPTASASSSDHILDRLASSDGEVKLKAVREVKNQIIGNRTKKLSYIKLGAVPAVTAAIADADSDDSLIVQSAAALGSFACGVDAGVRAVLDAGAFPHLIRLLSASDVKVVDAAARSLRMIYQSKLAPKYEFFKEENIDFLRSLLKSENENLTVLGAGIVIHSCETNDEQNKLCCAGILEKLISLLDGSLSQRDASLESLAAIIKNDPEVISKFVDLHSGRALSSVIELTKDRFPRTRLLACLCLICVKNSSSCYLQDIGTKTKLVYILLELLDDSGQVGDEASFAFSSLIADKEDMHKLAFEANAIDKFCSTLQKHPLPPKRLEGVFLALGNLCSKLECCRSSFISLQVLDLVVDALTHDDTIVRAAACVCLRSVSRSIKTLSAGHFLTEKAAISLFQLLSDHSTNVQVAALGVISNIAIGFSLHKSVFMQYGGIKELVQLTKSMDSSLRLNAIWALRNMVFHADKICKEVIFVELTASAIASLICDPEPSVQEQTMGLVRNFVHGCIYSVEYAFAEDGIILDAILRQLQKSSKVEIGIQGMYVFVNIASGNEFHKESVMQLLFPQAENESHSFFNQFLQSNNWHLRSASIWVIVNLTLPESPNAFGRIMILRRLGIVSQIQRMVNDFHMDVKLRARHALGQIITFGDS; encoded by the exons ATGCCAACTGCATCCGCTTCCTCGTCCGATCACATTCTAGACCGCCTGGCCTCCTCCGATGGAGAGGTGAAGCTTAAGGCCGTCAGAGAGGTGAAGAACCAGATCATCGGAAACCGCACCAAGAAGCTCTCGTACATCAAGCTCGGTGCAGTCCCCGCCGTCACCGCTGCCATCGCCGACGCCGACTCCGATGACAGCCTTATCGTCCAGTCCGCCGCAGCGCTTGGCAGCTTCGCCTGCGGCGTCGACGCCGGCGTCCGCGCTGTCCTCGACGCCGGAGCTTTTCCTCATTTGATCAGGCTCCTCTCCGCTTCGGATGTGAAG GTTGTAGATGCTGCTGCCAGATCTTTACGAATGATTTATCAATCAAAACTAGCTCCGAAGTATGAATTTTTTAAAGAGGAGAACATTGACTTTCTTCGTTCACTGTTGAAGAGTGAGAATGAAAATCTTACCGTACTTGGTGCAGGCATTGTTATTCATTCTTGTGAGACAAATGATGAACAAAATAAATTATGTTGTGCTGGCATTTTGGAGAAGCTTATTAGCCTTCTTGATGGCTCTCTGAGTCAACGAGACGCTAGTTTAGAGTCCTTAGCTGCAATCATTAAAAACGACCCAGAAGTTATCTCAAAGTTTGTTGACCTTCATAGTGGAAGAGCATTAAGTTCTGTAATTGAATTAACTAAGGACAGATTTCCTCGGACAAGGTTATTAGCTTGCTTGTGTTTGATTTGTGTAAAGAATTCTTCTTCCTGCTATCTCCAAGACATAGgaaccaaaaccaaattagtgTACATTTTGCTCGAGCTCCTTGATGACTCTGGTCAAGTAGGAGATGAAGCTTCTTTTGCTTTCTCAAGTTTGATTGCAGATAAAGAAGATATGCATAAGTTAGCATTTGAGGCAAATGCTATTGATAAGTTCTGCAGTACCTTGCAAAAGCATCCTTTACCTCCAAAGCGCCTTGAAGGTGTATTTCTGGCCTTGGGTAATCTTTGCTCAAAATTAGAGTGTTGCAGGTCAAGTTTTATTTCATTGCAG GTATTGGATCTAGTAGTCGATGCCTTAACCCATGATGACACCATTGTACGTGCTGCAGCTTGTGTTTGCTTAAGAAGTGTCTCTCGTTCAATCAAG ACTCTGAGTGCAGGTCATTTTTTGACTGAAAAGGCTGCCATTTCTCTATTTCAGCTTCTCTCTGATCATTCTACTAATGTCCAG GTTGCAGCCCTTGGTGTCATCAGTAACATAGCGATTGGCTTTTCATTGCATAAGTCAGTATTCATGCAATATGGAGGCATTAAAGAGCTTGTGCAATTGACAAAGTCTATGGATTCATCTCTAAGGCTAAATGCTATATGGGCCTTGAGGAACATGGTATTCCACGCAGATAAAATATGCAAGGAAGTAATTTTTGTGGAATTGACAGCATCAGCAATCGCTAGCCTTATCTGTG ATCCTGAGCCTTCTGTTCAAGAACAAACTATGGGCCTTGTCCGCAATTTTGTTCACGGATGTATATACTCTGTTGAATATGCTTTTGCTGAAGATGGTATCATACTAGATGCTATTTTAAGGCAATTACAAAAATCTTCAAAAGTTGAAATTGGTATACAG GGGATGTATGTATTCGTCAATATTGCTAGCGGAAATGAGTTTCATAAGGAATCTGTAATGCAGCTACTTTTTCCTCAAGCAGAGAATGAGTCTCACTCTTTTTTCAACCAGTTTCTGCAGAGCAATAACTGGCATTTACGCTCAGCTTCTATTTGGGTTATAGTTAATCTCACTCTTCCTGAAAGTCCCAATGCATTTGGTCGAATTATGATTTTGCGTAGGCTTGGCATAGTTTCTCAAATACAGAGGATGGTCAATGATTTTCACATGGATGTGAAG CTTCGTGCGAGACATGCACTTGGGCAGATTATTACTTTTGGTGATAGCTAA
- the LOC112791717 gene encoding uncharacterized protein isoform X2, with amino-acid sequence MPTASASSSDHILDRLASSDGEVKLKAVREVKNQIIGNRTKKLSYIKLGAVPAVTAAIADADSDDSLIVQSAAALGSFACGVDAGVRAVLDAGAFPHLIRLLSASDVKVVDAAARSLRMIYQSKLAPKYEFFKEENIDFLRSLLKSENENLTVLGAGIVIHSCETNDEQNKLCCAGILEKLISLLDGSLSQRDASLESLAAIIKNDPEVISKFVDLHSGRALSSVIELTKDRFPRTRLLACLCLICVKNSSSCYLQDIGTKTKLVYILLELLDDSGQVGDEASFAFSSLIADKEDMHKLAFEANAIDKFCSTLQKHPLPPKRLEGVFLALGNLCSKLECCRSSFISLQVLDLVVDALTHDDTIVRAAACVCLRSVSRSIKLLSDHSTNVQVAALGVISNIAIGFSLHKSVFMQYGGIKELVQLTKSMDSSLRLNAIWALRNMVFHADKICKEVIFVELTASAIASLICDPEPSVQEQTMGLVRNFVHGCIYSVEYAFAEDGIILDAILRQLQKSSKVEIGIQGMYVFVNIASGNEFHKESVMQLLFPQAENESHSFFNQFLQSNNWHLRSASIWVIVNLTLPESPNAFGRIMILRRLGIVSQIQRMVNDFHMDVKLRARHALGQIITFGDS; translated from the exons ATGCCAACTGCATCCGCTTCCTCGTCCGATCACATTCTAGACCGCCTGGCCTCCTCCGATGGAGAGGTGAAGCTTAAGGCCGTCAGAGAGGTGAAGAACCAGATCATCGGAAACCGCACCAAGAAGCTCTCGTACATCAAGCTCGGTGCAGTCCCCGCCGTCACCGCTGCCATCGCCGACGCCGACTCCGATGACAGCCTTATCGTCCAGTCCGCCGCAGCGCTTGGCAGCTTCGCCTGCGGCGTCGACGCCGGCGTCCGCGCTGTCCTCGACGCCGGAGCTTTTCCTCATTTGATCAGGCTCCTCTCCGCTTCGGATGTGAAG GTTGTAGATGCTGCTGCCAGATCTTTACGAATGATTTATCAATCAAAACTAGCTCCGAAGTATGAATTTTTTAAAGAGGAGAACATTGACTTTCTTCGTTCACTGTTGAAGAGTGAGAATGAAAATCTTACCGTACTTGGTGCAGGCATTGTTATTCATTCTTGTGAGACAAATGATGAACAAAATAAATTATGTTGTGCTGGCATTTTGGAGAAGCTTATTAGCCTTCTTGATGGCTCTCTGAGTCAACGAGACGCTAGTTTAGAGTCCTTAGCTGCAATCATTAAAAACGACCCAGAAGTTATCTCAAAGTTTGTTGACCTTCATAGTGGAAGAGCATTAAGTTCTGTAATTGAATTAACTAAGGACAGATTTCCTCGGACAAGGTTATTAGCTTGCTTGTGTTTGATTTGTGTAAAGAATTCTTCTTCCTGCTATCTCCAAGACATAGgaaccaaaaccaaattagtgTACATTTTGCTCGAGCTCCTTGATGACTCTGGTCAAGTAGGAGATGAAGCTTCTTTTGCTTTCTCAAGTTTGATTGCAGATAAAGAAGATATGCATAAGTTAGCATTTGAGGCAAATGCTATTGATAAGTTCTGCAGTACCTTGCAAAAGCATCCTTTACCTCCAAAGCGCCTTGAAGGTGTATTTCTGGCCTTGGGTAATCTTTGCTCAAAATTAGAGTGTTGCAGGTCAAGTTTTATTTCATTGCAG GTATTGGATCTAGTAGTCGATGCCTTAACCCATGATGACACCATTGTACGTGCTGCAGCTTGTGTTTGCTTAAGAAGTGTCTCTCGTTCAATCAAG CTTCTCTCTGATCATTCTACTAATGTCCAG GTTGCAGCCCTTGGTGTCATCAGTAACATAGCGATTGGCTTTTCATTGCATAAGTCAGTATTCATGCAATATGGAGGCATTAAAGAGCTTGTGCAATTGACAAAGTCTATGGATTCATCTCTAAGGCTAAATGCTATATGGGCCTTGAGGAACATGGTATTCCACGCAGATAAAATATGCAAGGAAGTAATTTTTGTGGAATTGACAGCATCAGCAATCGCTAGCCTTATCTGTG ATCCTGAGCCTTCTGTTCAAGAACAAACTATGGGCCTTGTCCGCAATTTTGTTCACGGATGTATATACTCTGTTGAATATGCTTTTGCTGAAGATGGTATCATACTAGATGCTATTTTAAGGCAATTACAAAAATCTTCAAAAGTTGAAATTGGTATACAG GGGATGTATGTATTCGTCAATATTGCTAGCGGAAATGAGTTTCATAAGGAATCTGTAATGCAGCTACTTTTTCCTCAAGCAGAGAATGAGTCTCACTCTTTTTTCAACCAGTTTCTGCAGAGCAATAACTGGCATTTACGCTCAGCTTCTATTTGGGTTATAGTTAATCTCACTCTTCCTGAAAGTCCCAATGCATTTGGTCGAATTATGATTTTGCGTAGGCTTGGCATAGTTTCTCAAATACAGAGGATGGTCAATGATTTTCACATGGATGTGAAG CTTCGTGCGAGACATGCACTTGGGCAGATTATTACTTTTGGTGATAGCTAA
- the LOC112791717 gene encoding uncharacterized protein isoform X4 — MPTASASSSDHILDRLASSDGEVKLKAVREVKNQIIGNRTKKLSYIKLGAVPAVTAAIADADSDDSLIVQSAAALGSFACGVDAGVRAVLDAGAFPHLIRLLSASDVKVVDAAARSLRMIYQSKLAPKYEFFKEENIDFLRSLLKSENENLTVLGAGIVIHSCETNDEQNKLCCAGILEKLISLLDGSLSQRDASLESLAAIIKNDPEVISKFVDLHSGRALSSVIELTKDRFPRTRLLACLCLICVKNSSSCYLQDIGTKTKLVYILLELLDDSGQVGDEASFAFSSLIADKEDMHKLAFEANAIDKFCSTLQKHPLPPKRLEGVFLALGNLCSKLECCRSSFISLQVLDLVVDALTHDDTIVRAAACVCLRSVSRSIKLLSDHSTNVQVAALGVISNIAIGFSLHKSVFMQYGGIKELVQLTKSMDSSLRLNAIWALRNMVFHADKICKEVIFVELTASAIASLICDPEPSVQEQTMGLVRNFVHGCIYSVEYAFAEDGIILDAILRQLQKSSKVEIGDVCIRQYC, encoded by the exons ATGCCAACTGCATCCGCTTCCTCGTCCGATCACATTCTAGACCGCCTGGCCTCCTCCGATGGAGAGGTGAAGCTTAAGGCCGTCAGAGAGGTGAAGAACCAGATCATCGGAAACCGCACCAAGAAGCTCTCGTACATCAAGCTCGGTGCAGTCCCCGCCGTCACCGCTGCCATCGCCGACGCCGACTCCGATGACAGCCTTATCGTCCAGTCCGCCGCAGCGCTTGGCAGCTTCGCCTGCGGCGTCGACGCCGGCGTCCGCGCTGTCCTCGACGCCGGAGCTTTTCCTCATTTGATCAGGCTCCTCTCCGCTTCGGATGTGAAG GTTGTAGATGCTGCTGCCAGATCTTTACGAATGATTTATCAATCAAAACTAGCTCCGAAGTATGAATTTTTTAAAGAGGAGAACATTGACTTTCTTCGTTCACTGTTGAAGAGTGAGAATGAAAATCTTACCGTACTTGGTGCAGGCATTGTTATTCATTCTTGTGAGACAAATGATGAACAAAATAAATTATGTTGTGCTGGCATTTTGGAGAAGCTTATTAGCCTTCTTGATGGCTCTCTGAGTCAACGAGACGCTAGTTTAGAGTCCTTAGCTGCAATCATTAAAAACGACCCAGAAGTTATCTCAAAGTTTGTTGACCTTCATAGTGGAAGAGCATTAAGTTCTGTAATTGAATTAACTAAGGACAGATTTCCTCGGACAAGGTTATTAGCTTGCTTGTGTTTGATTTGTGTAAAGAATTCTTCTTCCTGCTATCTCCAAGACATAGgaaccaaaaccaaattagtgTACATTTTGCTCGAGCTCCTTGATGACTCTGGTCAAGTAGGAGATGAAGCTTCTTTTGCTTTCTCAAGTTTGATTGCAGATAAAGAAGATATGCATAAGTTAGCATTTGAGGCAAATGCTATTGATAAGTTCTGCAGTACCTTGCAAAAGCATCCTTTACCTCCAAAGCGCCTTGAAGGTGTATTTCTGGCCTTGGGTAATCTTTGCTCAAAATTAGAGTGTTGCAGGTCAAGTTTTATTTCATTGCAG GTATTGGATCTAGTAGTCGATGCCTTAACCCATGATGACACCATTGTACGTGCTGCAGCTTGTGTTTGCTTAAGAAGTGTCTCTCGTTCAATCAAG CTTCTCTCTGATCATTCTACTAATGTCCAG GTTGCAGCCCTTGGTGTCATCAGTAACATAGCGATTGGCTTTTCATTGCATAAGTCAGTATTCATGCAATATGGAGGCATTAAAGAGCTTGTGCAATTGACAAAGTCTATGGATTCATCTCTAAGGCTAAATGCTATATGGGCCTTGAGGAACATGGTATTCCACGCAGATAAAATATGCAAGGAAGTAATTTTTGTGGAATTGACAGCATCAGCAATCGCTAGCCTTATCTGTG ATCCTGAGCCTTCTGTTCAAGAACAAACTATGGGCCTTGTCCGCAATTTTGTTCACGGATGTATATACTCTGTTGAATATGCTTTTGCTGAAGATGGTATCATACTAGATGCTATTTTAAGGCAATTACAAAAATCTTCAAAAGTTGAAATTG GGGATGTATGTATTCGTCAATATTGCTAG
- the LOC112791717 gene encoding uncharacterized protein isoform X3 translates to MPTASASSSDHILDRLASSDGEVKLKAVREVKNQIIGNRTKKLSYIKLGAVPAVTAAIADADSDDSLIVQSAAALGSFACGVDAGVRAVLDAGAFPHLIRLLSASDVKVVDAAARSLRMIYQSKLAPKYEFFKEENIDFLRSLLKSENENLTVLGAGIVIHSCETNDEQNKLCCAGILEKLISLLDGSLSQRDASLESLAAIIKNDPEVISKFVDLHSGRALSSVIELTKDRFPRTRLLACLCLICVKNSSSCYLQDIGTKTKLVYILLELLDDSGQVGDEASFAFSSLIADKEDMHKLAFEANAIDKFCSTLQKHPLPPKRLEGVFLALGNLCSKLECCRSSFISLQVLDLVVDALTHDDTIVRAAACVCLRSVSRSIKTLSAGHFLTEKAAISLFQLLSDHSTNVQVAALGVISNIAIGFSLHKSVFMQYGGIKELVQLTKSMDSSLRLNAIWALRNMVFHADKICKEVIFVELTASAIASLICDPEPSVQEQTMGLVRNFVHGCIYSVEYAFAEDGIILDAILRQLQKSSKVEIGDVCIRQYC, encoded by the exons ATGCCAACTGCATCCGCTTCCTCGTCCGATCACATTCTAGACCGCCTGGCCTCCTCCGATGGAGAGGTGAAGCTTAAGGCCGTCAGAGAGGTGAAGAACCAGATCATCGGAAACCGCACCAAGAAGCTCTCGTACATCAAGCTCGGTGCAGTCCCCGCCGTCACCGCTGCCATCGCCGACGCCGACTCCGATGACAGCCTTATCGTCCAGTCCGCCGCAGCGCTTGGCAGCTTCGCCTGCGGCGTCGACGCCGGCGTCCGCGCTGTCCTCGACGCCGGAGCTTTTCCTCATTTGATCAGGCTCCTCTCCGCTTCGGATGTGAAG GTTGTAGATGCTGCTGCCAGATCTTTACGAATGATTTATCAATCAAAACTAGCTCCGAAGTATGAATTTTTTAAAGAGGAGAACATTGACTTTCTTCGTTCACTGTTGAAGAGTGAGAATGAAAATCTTACCGTACTTGGTGCAGGCATTGTTATTCATTCTTGTGAGACAAATGATGAACAAAATAAATTATGTTGTGCTGGCATTTTGGAGAAGCTTATTAGCCTTCTTGATGGCTCTCTGAGTCAACGAGACGCTAGTTTAGAGTCCTTAGCTGCAATCATTAAAAACGACCCAGAAGTTATCTCAAAGTTTGTTGACCTTCATAGTGGAAGAGCATTAAGTTCTGTAATTGAATTAACTAAGGACAGATTTCCTCGGACAAGGTTATTAGCTTGCTTGTGTTTGATTTGTGTAAAGAATTCTTCTTCCTGCTATCTCCAAGACATAGgaaccaaaaccaaattagtgTACATTTTGCTCGAGCTCCTTGATGACTCTGGTCAAGTAGGAGATGAAGCTTCTTTTGCTTTCTCAAGTTTGATTGCAGATAAAGAAGATATGCATAAGTTAGCATTTGAGGCAAATGCTATTGATAAGTTCTGCAGTACCTTGCAAAAGCATCCTTTACCTCCAAAGCGCCTTGAAGGTGTATTTCTGGCCTTGGGTAATCTTTGCTCAAAATTAGAGTGTTGCAGGTCAAGTTTTATTTCATTGCAG GTATTGGATCTAGTAGTCGATGCCTTAACCCATGATGACACCATTGTACGTGCTGCAGCTTGTGTTTGCTTAAGAAGTGTCTCTCGTTCAATCAAG ACTCTGAGTGCAGGTCATTTTTTGACTGAAAAGGCTGCCATTTCTCTATTTCAGCTTCTCTCTGATCATTCTACTAATGTCCAG GTTGCAGCCCTTGGTGTCATCAGTAACATAGCGATTGGCTTTTCATTGCATAAGTCAGTATTCATGCAATATGGAGGCATTAAAGAGCTTGTGCAATTGACAAAGTCTATGGATTCATCTCTAAGGCTAAATGCTATATGGGCCTTGAGGAACATGGTATTCCACGCAGATAAAATATGCAAGGAAGTAATTTTTGTGGAATTGACAGCATCAGCAATCGCTAGCCTTATCTGTG ATCCTGAGCCTTCTGTTCAAGAACAAACTATGGGCCTTGTCCGCAATTTTGTTCACGGATGTATATACTCTGTTGAATATGCTTTTGCTGAAGATGGTATCATACTAGATGCTATTTTAAGGCAATTACAAAAATCTTCAAAAGTTGAAATTG GGGATGTATGTATTCGTCAATATTGCTAG